The Deinococcus sp. Marseille-Q6407 genome has a window encoding:
- the metG gene encoding methionine--tRNA ligase gives MTHTETETIPENQLFITTAIDYANGVPHIGHVFEKILADAIARYQRLSGRPTHLLLGTDEHGEKILKAAAAQGLTAQELVNDLSERAFQGLWKRLDISLDEFVRTTDPQHQEFVQRILQRVYDAGDIYFAEYEGLYSVGSERYVTEKELVEGPDGVWRVPGDKEPPELRREANYFFKMEKYQPWLREYLEAHPDLIQPTGFRNEVLEMLREPLGDLSISRPRERIPWGVPIPWDPEHVTYVWFDALLAYLSGPVSKGAPEDVTGQTWHVIGKDILKPHAIFWPTMLKSAGLPMYERLIVHSHILAEDGRKMGKSLGNAIDPETLVADFPLDSIRYSLLRESSMGADTPYGETILVSRHNGELANDLGNLLARSLSMIEKYRAGVIPTPGEYGEREQRIISDARALPGRVLGLVGDFRLNMALDAAMAFVRDLNRYIAESEPWKLAKDEAQAGRLDTVLYTVAEGLRIASVALEGAIPGKARELRRQLGLGGENYVLEEAWGLTPAGTRIQAGDVLFPKLELPEKPGETEAAATPASNAADKKSKKKSRPEGAHTMSETTADQPAATEQAQAQAPEAAEESTPEITIDDFLKVDLRLAEVLACEPLENADKLLKFTLKVGDEERTILSGIRKWFPEPAELVGKRVVIVANLAPRKMRGIMSQGMILSAEGENGELDLLTVDKPLPGGSQVR, from the coding sequence ATGACTCACACTGAAACTGAAACTATTCCCGAAAACCAACTGTTTATCACCACCGCCATCGACTATGCCAACGGCGTGCCGCACATCGGCCACGTCTTTGAAAAGATTCTGGCCGACGCCATCGCCCGCTATCAGCGCCTCTCGGGCCGGCCCACTCACCTGCTGCTGGGCACCGACGAGCACGGCGAAAAGATTCTCAAGGCCGCTGCCGCGCAGGGCCTGACCGCCCAGGAACTGGTCAACGACCTCTCCGAGCGGGCTTTCCAGGGCCTGTGGAAACGGCTGGACATCAGCCTGGACGAGTTTGTCCGCACCACCGATCCCCAGCACCAGGAATTCGTGCAGCGGATTTTGCAGCGGGTCTATGACGCCGGCGACATCTACTTTGCCGAGTACGAGGGCCTGTATTCGGTGGGCAGCGAACGCTACGTGACCGAAAAGGAACTGGTGGAAGGCCCCGACGGTGTCTGGCGCGTGCCCGGCGACAAGGAGCCGCCCGAACTGCGGCGCGAGGCCAACTACTTTTTCAAGATGGAAAAGTACCAGCCCTGGCTGCGTGAGTATCTGGAAGCCCACCCGGACCTGATTCAGCCGACCGGCTTCCGCAACGAGGTGCTGGAAATGCTGCGCGAGCCGCTGGGCGACCTCAGCATCTCGCGGCCCCGCGAGCGGATTCCCTGGGGTGTGCCGATTCCCTGGGACCCCGAACACGTCACCTACGTGTGGTTCGACGCGCTGCTGGCTTACCTCTCGGGCCCAGTCAGCAAGGGCGCACCCGAGGACGTGACCGGGCAGACCTGGCACGTGATTGGCAAGGATATTCTCAAGCCGCACGCCATTTTCTGGCCCACCATGCTGAAGTCTGCCGGGCTGCCGATGTACGAGCGCCTGATTGTCCACAGCCACATCCTGGCCGAGGACGGCCGCAAGATGGGCAAGTCGCTGGGCAACGCTATCGACCCCGAAACGCTGGTGGCCGATTTTCCGCTGGATTCTATTCGCTACAGTCTGCTGCGCGAATCCAGCATGGGTGCCGACACCCCCTACGGCGAGACGATTCTGGTGAGCCGCCACAACGGTGAGCTGGCCAACGACCTGGGCAACCTGCTGGCCCGCAGCCTCAGCATGATCGAGAAATACCGCGCTGGCGTGATTCCGACGCCCGGCGAGTACGGCGAGCGCGAGCAGCGCATTATCAGCGACGCTCGGGCACTGCCAGGCCGGGTGCTGGGGCTGGTGGGCGACTTCCGGCTGAATATGGCCCTGGACGCCGCCATGGCCTTTGTGCGCGACCTGAACCGCTACATTGCCGAGAGCGAGCCCTGGAAGCTGGCCAAGGACGAGGCACAGGCCGGCCGGCTGGACACCGTGCTGTACACCGTGGCCGAGGGCCTGCGGATTGCCAGTGTGGCCCTGGAAGGCGCCATCCCCGGCAAGGCCCGCGAACTGCGCCGGCAGCTGGGCCTGGGAGGCGAGAACTACGTGCTGGAAGAAGCCTGGGGCCTGACCCCGGCCGGCACCCGCATTCAGGCCGGCGATGTGCTGTTCCCCAAGCTGGAGCTGCCCGAAAAGCCCGGCGAGACGGAAGCGGCCGCCACCCCTGCCAGCAACGCCGCAGACAAGAAGTCCAAGAAGAAATCCCGCCCAGAAGGAGCACACACCATGTCCGAAACGACCGCCGATCAGCCTGCTGCCACCGAGCAGGCCCAGGCTCAGGCCCCGGAAGCTGCCGAGGAAAGCACCCCCGAAATCACCATTGACGATTTCCTGAAGGTGGACCTGCGCCTGGCCGAAGTGCTGGCCTGTGAACCGCTGGAAAACGCCGACAAGCTGCTCAAGTTCACCCTCAAGGTGGGAGACGAAGAACGCACCATCCTGAGCGGGATCCGCAAGTGGTTCCCTGAGCCGGCCGAGCTGGTGGGCAAGCGGGTGGTGATCGTGGCGAACCTGGCCCCCCGCAAGATGCGCGGCATCATGAGCCAGGGCATGATCCTGAGCGCCGAGGGCGAGAACGGCGAGCTGGACCTGCTGACGGTGGATAAGCCGCTGCCCGGCGGCTCGCAGGTACGCTGA
- a CDS encoding vWA domain-containing protein has translation MPRPLPLFCLGLLLLAGCSAPGAGPADSSAAATTAPAEACALPGDDAAALPTQTRAVFMLDTSGSMVGLGDGRADIFAGVKAAIVRYVNERRPQALELFTFDSGLRSHHSYTLPADRAAFDRDMAALQANGNNTYLYRSLNKALPTIRPDPKQLTNVFVLTDGVDNDPARRVSAAQGLSAFQARGPLDSFHYLALGTQIPADALQAVQASRYAEARTYPVGQLPDLTSLGTRIQPVRSPEALSLNLPDGTPVQLAMPMLPRLSQVSLQKDRVESSTVPLRVLGQVPDGTAGLLCAEPDQAPAAQAQASGVQASGTATAAQAAGGVIRPQRTLLRFALSGTEGLRWLNPGADRRLRPGESVTLRYALSPAVRDKDLLGSGFNVAPAGGLSPELLYEPGSRQVGIRVTNTGLAAGQSVPLEWLLPGGTALPLTTITGGAGTLAGQVVPVADTRPGRAEPDAGPDPDSANPASAAQASGAATTARQPGKRSLWPLLLGLALLGGLLALALVARQRQQVRRRAASAAPLIAERARSTGGEERVRYVTVSQAEPVSPAAAYSPAFEQDVPTIEGLEYSEDRFLCLFGTDGRMGAVNAPASGAFDVGQVAGVPHLSGLRMERHRAGLRLLRVPADLEVSQGTRLLSPGDVVRPGTLLGLQMAESSRARTPPLGELSGLGLPLRLTSDGATLKVIGRYAEHHLGLPGGITDLGDACKAPSLRGLRVTLLGGRVLIADIPARLRLLRPRLRGEPGPNPPLRPGTFLPAGTEVQFKGYEDAE, from the coding sequence ATGCCACGACCCCTCCCTCTGTTCTGCCTGGGCCTGCTGCTGCTGGCCGGCTGCTCGGCCCCAGGCGCCGGGCCGGCTGACTCCTCGGCCGCTGCCACCACCGCCCCGGCAGAAGCCTGCGCCCTGCCCGGAGACGACGCTGCGGCCCTGCCGACCCAGACCCGCGCCGTGTTCATGCTGGACACCAGTGGCAGCATGGTGGGTCTGGGTGACGGCCGGGCAGACATCTTTGCCGGGGTCAAGGCGGCCATCGTGCGCTACGTGAACGAGCGCCGGCCGCAGGCGCTGGAGCTGTTCACTTTCGACAGCGGGCTGCGCTCGCACCACAGCTACACTCTGCCGGCTGACCGCGCCGCTTTTGACCGGGACATGGCGGCCCTGCAGGCCAATGGCAACAACACTTATCTCTACCGCTCGCTGAACAAGGCGCTGCCCACCATCCGCCCCGATCCCAAGCAGCTCACCAACGTGTTCGTGCTGACCGACGGGGTTGACAACGACCCGGCCCGCCGGGTGAGTGCCGCGCAGGGGCTGTCGGCTTTTCAGGCGCGCGGCCCGCTGGACAGCTTTCACTATCTGGCCCTGGGCACCCAGATTCCGGCCGACGCCCTGCAGGCGGTGCAGGCCAGCCGCTACGCCGAGGCCCGCACCTACCCGGTGGGCCAGCTGCCGGACCTGACCAGCCTGGGCACCCGTATTCAGCCGGTGCGCTCGCCGGAAGCCCTCAGCCTGAACCTGCCTGACGGCACGCCGGTGCAGCTGGCCATGCCGATGCTGCCGCGCCTGAGCCAGGTGTCGCTGCAAAAGGACCGGGTGGAGAGCAGTACGGTGCCGCTGCGGGTGCTGGGTCAGGTGCCCGACGGCACCGCCGGGCTGCTGTGCGCCGAGCCGGACCAGGCACCGGCCGCGCAGGCCCAGGCCTCCGGTGTGCAGGCTTCGGGAACGGCCACCGCAGCCCAGGCGGCTGGCGGCGTCATCCGGCCGCAGCGCACCCTGCTACGTTTTGCCCTCTCCGGCACCGAGGGCCTGCGCTGGCTGAACCCCGGCGCCGACCGCCGCCTGCGCCCCGGCGAGTCGGTCACGCTGCGCTACGCCCTCAGCCCGGCTGTGCGCGATAAGGATCTGCTGGGTTCGGGCTTCAATGTGGCGCCGGCCGGTGGCCTGAGCCCCGAGCTGCTGTACGAGCCGGGCAGCCGGCAGGTGGGCATCCGGGTGACCAACACCGGGCTGGCCGCCGGTCAGAGCGTGCCACTGGAATGGCTGCTGCCCGGCGGCACCGCGCTGCCGCTGACCACCATCACCGGTGGGGCCGGCACGCTGGCCGGACAGGTGGTGCCGGTGGCCGATACCCGCCCGGGCCGGGCCGAGCCGGACGCTGGCCCTGATCCGGACAGCGCAAACCCAGCCAGCGCAGCCCAGGCTTCAGGTGCGGCGACGACCGCCCGCCAGCCTGGGAAGCGCTCGCTCTGGCCGTTGCTGCTGGGCCTGGCCCTGCTGGGTGGGCTGCTGGCCCTGGCGCTGGTGGCCCGGCAGAGGCAGCAGGTGCGCCGCCGCGCCGCCAGCGCTGCGCCGCTGATTGCCGAGCGAGCCCGCAGCACCGGCGGGGAAGAGCGGGTGCGCTACGTGACGGTGTCGCAGGCGGAGCCGGTCAGCCCGGCGGCCGCTTACAGCCCCGCCTTCGAGCAGGACGTGCCCACCATCGAGGGCCTGGAATATTCGGAAGACCGGTTTCTGTGCCTGTTCGGCACCGACGGGCGGATGGGCGCAGTCAACGCGCCGGCCAGCGGCGCTTTCGACGTGGGACAGGTGGCCGGCGTGCCGCACCTCAGCGGCCTGCGAATGGAGCGGCACCGCGCCGGGCTGCGGCTGCTGCGGGTGCCGGCCGACCTGGAAGTCTCGCAGGGCACCCGGCTGCTGTCGCCCGGCGATGTGGTGCGCCCCGGCACCTTGCTGGGGCTCCAGATGGCCGAATCCAGCCGCGCCCGCACCCCACCTCTGGGCGAGCTGAGCGGCCTGGGCCTGCCGCTGCGCCTGACCTCCGACGGCGCGACCCTCAAGGTGATCGGCCGCTACGCCGAGCATCACCTGGGGCTGCCGGGCGGCATCACCGACCTGGGCGACGCCTGCAAGGCACCCTCGCTGCGTGGCCTGCGGGTCACGCTGCTGGGCGGCCGGGTCCTGATCGCCGATATTCCGGCGCGGCTGCGGCTGCTGCGCCCGCGCCTGCGCGGCGAGCCTGGCCCCAACCCGCCGCTGCGCCCCGGGACTTTCCTGCCCGCCGGCACCGAAGTACAGTTCAAGGGATATGAGGACGCCGAGTGA